The following is a genomic window from Antechinus flavipes isolate AdamAnt ecotype Samford, QLD, Australia chromosome 3, AdamAnt_v2, whole genome shotgun sequence.
acagctagtaagtgtcataTGTCTGAAGCACAATTTGAACTGGTCTGATGAGGGCAAAGAACAGTGGGATTAGCACCTTCATTTTTCCTGGAAGCAACATCTGTCTTAATATAGCCCAAGATCTCATTAATCTCAGTGTGGCTGACATATTTCATCACTGACTGATGGAGCTTGAGGTTCACTAACATCCTCAGATTTATCTTGAAACAGCTGTTGATCGCCATCCTTCATAATCTTGAACTTGGGGaaaccttttttcccctaaagctTTTCATATTAAATTTTGGGATCCTGACTTTGTCATCCTATATGAGCCATCCCTCCCAACTCAGTGTCACCAGTACTTGATGAGCAGATCATTCACCTATGCTTTTATACAGGTGCAGGACCAAGCCTAGATTCCTGGGATTGTAGACCCCATGATTAACTAAGAATCATTCATATTAGACTggaagttctttgaaggcagggactgttttttgcctttttttgaacCTCACTGCCTGGCACTGGAATCCATGTGACTACATTATCATCAGATCTACAGCTCTCCATTTTCTCCACAAGAATAGTATGAGAAACTaccaaatgctttgctaaaaatcCAGGAAAAGTGTGCTACACACTCCAAATTGCATTTCTATGCCTTTTGCCTGCAGATAATTCTTATCATCACCTATGCCTGAGAGCACAATCAGCTCTGGACCTACTTCTACTAGATCCCTCCTATTCCAGGTCACAGACAGACTAGTAGGTGAAGGTTTATGTTCTTTGAGagaacatataaaagaaaagactCATTCCAGAAGGAAACACGCACACACACCCACCcctatctcattttttcttttttctcttgtttgtcatttctctctctcctctctccctttccttctccctccttttttctccctttgtttcctctctcccccactcttttttctttctcctccatccctctctcatttccctctcttctctctcactttcttttcctgcctcctttctgtttcctatttcttttcccctttctccctgtctctccttcACCTGAGTTTGTCCTCTCTCCCTCctattctcctctctttctcctgtttctctcttctcctctttctcttctcccatctctctcctcccttccccttcctatcctcccccttttccttactttgtctcatctccatctctttctcctcctttccctctgtctctcttcctttctgtctctgtcccctttccctttctctctccaccccttcatCCTCCAACCCCATCTTAATCCAGGAAGATGTCTATATGTCACTGCTTCAGGGGACAAGGTCTCAAGTCAAATACACCAAAAATGAACTCCCTCGTGCTATTTCTGTCAGAAGCATAATAACTCCCCAGTGAACTTAATGAATGGCTAGATTAAGAGAGATAATCAGTAGAAGGAAGGAAGCTTCCAGTGCTGGGTTTAGTCACTAGACAGCTGGGCTCTTCCAGCCCCTTTGGGCATGACCATAGTTATGGAGCATAGCTGGATCATCCCAAGTTCTAAAGCAGAATTCTGAGTTGCTGCCGAATAGTCCAGCAGGGGACATGACAACTTTTCATTGGGAGTGACCCAATGCATCACAATCACCTTTAATAATTCTATACCCCACCACCTGCTTCCCTATATGTGCCTGATGGAGATTGATCTCCAGGTGACTTAACCAAGTCTTAGTGGCGTGCAGGAACAAAGTCTCACAAAGGTAAAGGAAGTCAGACTTGAACTTATTCACAGACATTGAAAGGGAACTGTTAGTAGGAAGAAAATAGATACACGTGTACAAGTGCTTAGAAAGAGCAGCCAGGACCAGTTACACACAATAATTACCTCTGAATGAATAGCATGAATGAGAAGCATACAAAAGCCAGCAGCAGAGGCACATCTGGTGCTGGTGAGCAGTTAAACTGGCCATTTGCCTCGGGTGAACCCAGGGCCTTTCACCTAgttggttatttatttttattttgagctgTGCAATTTATAAGCAGCAGATTTGGGCAAAGTTATAGCCCTTCTGAAATTCCTTCCACCGTGGTGACATTGAGTTGCCAGTCAAGGGGGTTTCAGCATCGTCCCAGGGTTTCATCCATGGGATTCAGTGCTCCAGGAGGTTtgtcttgtctctgtctccccagGAGAGTGATGATCTCTGGATGGGATTGCTACTAGGCTCTGTCTTTCTGCAAATAGAGAAGAGCTCAAGGAAGTGGCCAAAGCTGGTCAGATTACAAATGGAGGTGACCACTGGTGAGACCCCAGTCCCATCCGTATAGTTCAGAGTGTGTCTTGGAGGGTCCCCAGTTCTCCACAGTCAGGAAACAATGATGGGGTTTAAGGGAGAAGCAAAATATGGAAAGAGGGCATATGAGAGAGTTCCAGTGACTCCCCCAACTCCTACCCTGCCTCCCACTCTTCTGGCACTCTGCCAATGCCTTCCTGCACCAGCCAGGGTGCTTGGCCCTCTGAGCACCCGAAGGTGAGTGACAGCGCCACAGATACAGAGGGAAAAAAGGCTTTTGTTCCACGGAAATGACTGTcaaggggagaggagaagtggattgttcacattttttttctgtttgagatAAAAATGTCAATTTACCTCAATTTGtcccaaaaaaggaagaaaattaaatttgtttttacaagGATGTCAACTCGACACTTCAACATGAGAGCCCAAGTTAGCGTGACTGAAGGGAGAAGGAGCAGAacaaggaagggggaggagaggctcTGGGAAGAGATCTGTTCTCTGGGGAAAGAGAATCACAGAAGTGAATGTTAGAACATGAAAGGATCATCTAattcaaacccctcattttagtGAAAGGAGAGCTACAGCTTAGAAAGGAagactgacttgcccaggatcaaatagCAAGTTAGGGGCAAatctaaaaattgtttcattaagttttagaaaaaaataaatcaaatctaCTCTGCAGCCAACTAACCCAGggattttccctctccttccccatcttTCTTGACATCAGTAATTTAACgatcaaaggaaagaaatactCTGGGTAGGATCATGGGGTAAAGATCCCTGACCTTACAGGTTATAGACAGGCAAATCCAGAAGAAGCGGGCAGGGAGTTCTAAGGAGCAACCAGggactcaatggatagagtgctgggcctctAACTgaaaatctggtcttagacacttactagctgtgtgaccctgggcaagtcacttactcttttctgcttcagtttcttcatctgtaaaataagctggagaaggagatggcaaagctctccagtatctttgccaagaaaattccaaatggaatgaCTGACATAGGTGAACCAAAAACAGGAATTCTGAGACCGACTAGGTCTGTCTGTGTAgacatctgtctgtctctccctccccttaccccacccacaaaaaaaaatccattgggTAAAAGTTGCAAAGAGATAGATTTAAATGTGATGTCAGGGAAAAAGTAACATCATCCAGAGCTGTCCCcaaatggaatgggctgctttAGGAAGTGGTGAATTCTCCTTCTCTAGAGGCCTTCAAGAAGAAACTGAATGACTACCTGTTGGACTCATTACCATTGGAGAGATTGTTAGTCAGATCAGAGACATCACTtaggtcctttccatctctgcCATTCAATGATTTTGGAAAAACCAAATCCTTGGGTAAGGGACGTCAGTATATGTATGGAtggaaggggtgggagggaaagaacaGGATTTCTCCTGAATCCAGCTTTAGAGGGATAACGCCACAAATTATTTCCTCCACTTCATCACAGATAAACCTGCACTAAAGTGAGACACTTAACTCTCTCACTCAAACCCAACTAGGATGGGGgtactttctcctttctcccacaCACTTTAAGGTTCTTAATTCCTTAATTACGCCTTCCAGGCATAGTTCCAATTATGATGGACTCCAACAGAGGTGGAGACCAGCCTTTAATTAGCTACAGGAAATCCCAAGTCTTGGGGGATGAGGGAAATGGGGAAGGGGTGAAATATCAGCCATATCCCCCAGGGTCTCAAAAAAAAAGCCCCCCACTCCCAATCCTGGTGGACCCCCCAGGAGCTGTGGcgtggaggtgggggaggagacaaagaggagagagaccTTAGGATTTCCTACAGCTCGCTCCCATCTCTGATGTAgcccccttcccacccccacccaccaTGTGACTAAAACTCTGTAGTGGTGACCTGGGTCACTTCCGAGTTGAGCTCGGCCCCTGGGGCTGCCCGGGAGGCCGGGCCCAGCTCTAGTCAGGCCGGCCTACTGACGCCGTCCGAGGGAGAGCAGGTGGAGACTCGCTCCCGGACGGTGGCCTCCCGCGCGCGGCTGAAGCTGCTGGGCTCCCGATGGGGTCCGCGGCGGAAGGGCCGGCAGAACTCTCGGAAGCAGCGCTTGAAGTTCTCGTCCAGGAAGGCGTAAAGCACGGGGTTGAGGCTGCTGTTGGTGTAGCCCAGGGCAATGCAGAGGTGCAGGCTGGCCAGCACCAGCGGGTTCCTCTTGTCGATGTCCACGAGGGTCCACACGATGACGAAGACGTGGATGGGGGCCCAGCAGATGATGAAGGCGGCCACCACCACCAGCACCATGCGGGTGATGCGCCGCAGGTTGCGGTCCTTCTCCTTGGAGCCCGAGAGCAGGCGCACGGTGCGCAGGCGCAGAATCATCAGCCCGTAGCACACGGTGATGACCAGGATGGGGACCACGAAGGCGAAGATGAACACGCAGATCTTGGTCACGGTGTCCCAATACCAGCTGGGCTTCGGGAAGCGGAGCATGCAAACCACGATCCCGTCTGGGGGGCACAGAGACAGAAGTGGGGTTAGAGACTAGCTGAGAAGGGGCGGCTGGGGGGTAGCtggggcgcagtggatagagcagcagccctggagtcgggaggccctgagttcaaatccgacctcagacacttaacacttcctggctgtgtgacgttgggcaagtcacttaatcccagttgctttaaaaaaaataaaataaaataaataaaattttaaaaagactaactGAGCAATGACCCTTCCCCACAGCTAGATTACCAAGGCTCCAGCTGGGGCTGGCGAAGGAAGTACCAAGATTATAGAGAGCAAAGCAATCAGCCTGAGTCCCTCCCTCTCGagtagtcattttcttcttttatggcCCTGCGGTCCCCAAGCTGGGAGAATGAGAACAAGGTGCCCTCCTCCAGTCCTGTCTTGTCCCTAGCACCTGCTTAGCAAGGCTGTCCTGCATGGGAGGAGTAAGGGAATGACCACAGAGAGTCCATGGGCTGGGGAGCATGTGGATTTCTCAACTCTCCCCAGAGTGAGAACAAGGAAGAGAACCGCAGATTgagtcaatcagtcagtcaaccatttattaggcatttattaTGTGTAGTGTGACAGGAACATGTTGCCTCTGAAATGTTCCTGGTGACttacttaaaataaaatctttttatattttgtcttttatatcaccttcatctaaaaaaaaaaaaaacatttccttccATGTGCTCTACTCAGGGAGCCATTTCTTTTAACAAGGatgaaaaagattgaaaagagCATTTCAGCAAAAGCAACCAACTCCACAGTGTCTGATAACATATAAGATTCCAAACCCATAGTCTTTCACCTTCaccttcatatttttttattacaggttttattttcaaaacatgtgtatggataatttttcatcagccacccttgcaaaaccttgtgtttcaaatttttccctccctttccccccatggCCTCccctaaatagaaaataatccaatatatattaaacatgttaaatatatatatattaaatccaatttacatatatatttatacaattgtcatgctgcactagaaaaatcagattaaaaaggggaaaaatgagaaagaaaacaaaatgcaagcaaagaaaaaaaaagagtgaaaatgctatattgtgattcatattcagttcccacagtcctctctctgggtgtagatcctcacctcttaaaaaaaaaaaggaggtacaTTTTTCCCCTCATGTAGGCAAGGAAGACAGGAATTCTAAGATGTGAATGTGAAGACACAGAAAATTCTAAGCACTGGCAGGGTTGAGGGGAATGAGAGACAAAGCGTACAGAAACCCTAAGATGAGAACATACAGGCAGGAACAGCAGGAAGGCCAGTTTGGTGGAGTGCATAAAGGGGAATAAAGTGTAATGAGGCTTGAAAGGTCAGTTGAAGCCAGGTCATAATGGATTTTTGATTTGATATTGGAGATAATACGCAATTTCAGATaaaagggagccactgaagtttattcaGCCAATTTAGGTGCCTCTCAGTAGAATCAACTTGAGggacaaaaagaaactgaaaagaatgaCTAGTATGTGCCACCCTTAAAGAGCCTACTTCAACACTCCACAGGGACTAGCTTAGTGCCAGCAGGGAATAGATGCCAAGCGACCAATATACTTTTTACAGCTGGTGACAAGACATACGGGTCGGGGggtaggggggagggggaggaagggccTGATTTCTGACTGAGGTTGCTCCCAGATGCCACCTTGACCTTCTTCCCTACCTCCCTCATTACCCTATCCCTTCCCTATCAAGTCAGGAGGGTGGGCAAGGCTTTCTGGCAGCTGATTCATTATCAATGGGAGTTAAGGGAAGGGTGGGCAACAGCAGCAACAGTCAATCCTGCCCCTCCCCTCTTGCCTTCTGAGATGAGCTCTGAAAAGATTCACCCTGAACCAATTTCTGATTCTCCATATTTGGTGAGAATAACAACCTCTGTTTTGGCTTCTTAGCCATAAATGTAGGCATGGAGAAGGGGAGAATCCAGTGATTGTCTTACCTCACTGATTTTCAACAAGAAGGAATAGAGTGGGTCTTTAGGAGGGGGCACTGAGGTGATATCAACCAAGGGACAATGTGCAGAGGGACAGGGAACACTGAAATGGGTTATACAGACTCATAGGATCCTGGAGTTGAAAGGGTCTTTGGATGTCATTTAGTCTATCTATCCTGCCCAATGGGAGGATTTCATCCTTTGACATCTACTGCCAACCAATGAATGATTATCCAGCCTTGCCTTAAATACTTCTAGCAACAGGGAACTTGTTACATCACAAGACAACGAGTTTCCAAAGAAATATAGGGAATGATCCCTGTGAGGACACATCTGCCCCTCTGTCTATGATCCATTAGGGTCACTCTTGGCTCTTTGTAACACTGGTTGTTAAACCACTCTGATCTGATGCTTGCAATAGGAGCTTAAACACCTTTCATAACCTTCCTTAGGCAGGTGAGCACTGGacagtgacactgacctccttcttgttcctcaaacaagatcttccatctctcaactctgggcattttcacacACTATTCTCTATGcatggaatgctctccctctcatcttcctcctgatttccttcaaatcccagttaaaatcccaacttctgcaagaagcctttcccaatccctctaattccctttattgattatctctactttattctgtatgtagcttgtttgtacataattatttacatgttctcTCCCCcctttaaattgtaagctcctcaagggcaggaactgtctttttctcATGTCTCTAGAACTTAGCAAAGTCCCTGGTACACAGTAGGATGCTTAATAAAGAGTTACTGACTAACTGGCCAGGACCCATTCCATTCCCATGTTCTCTCCAGCCCTGTCCCAAAGGACTTGCCACTCTGGGCTTGTTCGAAGTTGATGCTATTTGTCCTTCAtgtttgaagaggaccaatgacgtCACAGATGAGGTTGTGACTTGTgcgtgaactggatttaaatgagacacaGCTGTGCAATAGcatcagccttactttctctGAAATGAGAGCATCACAGAAGGTATGGAGAAAGTCACTTGTCAAAAGCTACCCTGAAGAGCCAGTATGTCAAAcgacaatctgagttcaaattccaactctaaTTTTTACCATCTGTCagaaagttaataaatatttattaatcacttactctattccaggtactatactaaattctggggatgcaaagaaaaggaaaagcacaGTCCCCACCTCAAAGAGCTACTTCACAGTCTATGGAGGAAATAGCATACAAAaagctatgtacaaataagacatAGACAGGACAAATTGGAAGTAACCAACAGAAGGAatgcactagaattaaggggtcAGTAACTGTGCAGCCATAGGGAAGTCTTAACCTCTTGGAACCTAGTCCCCTTATCTGTAAAGTTGgtataataacatctaccttacAGGTTTGGCATGAGGGCAAAATGAAATCATGTATAGAAGGTACTTTGCATTATATCTAAATGTCAATTCTTATTATTCTTCTCTGGAAATGACTCAGAGAGATCTCTCTTCACTTAGGTTTGAGCCCTGACCAGATTTTATAGCTGAATTAttatcagaagcaagatttgaaccctgcTTTTCCTATTTCCCAGGCCAATGCTCTCTCTACTTTGCAAAAATTAATGAATGTGATCTTACTTAGATTTTTGTCTTGAACTCAGCTCTCCACCCCACTAAGTCTATTACTTCAAGCTAGACTTTTCTGGCAACTAGCAATTTGCCACTTCACTCCAGGTTGTAGGCAAAACAGTCATCCCAGCCAAGGATTCACACATAGATCTAACAAGAGGAACTTCTCAACCCTAGCCCCATGGGCAAAAGGCAAGAATTGAGGCTGCCCTTCAAGTGAGCTCAAGGATGAGACCAGGAGAAAGACACATACTGGCCAGTTTCCTGTTTCTCAGAGATTAATTACTCATATGTTTCCCTGGTCAGTCAACGTTGTCCATTGATCAATCAAGTTAGTTGAGTCTGACAGCTTGTAAGCTAGTAGGAGAATTACAAATATTCACCAATCCCAATGTGGAACCTATATTCTCTCTGCACCCATTGACTTTGACACTTTAGCAACTGAGGACTCACTACCTTATAAGGCAGTAAATTTCCAAAGGAATCTGGGGAATCAACATACTTACCCTTGGCCTGAGTCACAGCCATGATCATGATAGGCACACCAATGCCAGAGGAAAGGAGCCAGATACAGATGTTGATCAGTTTTGCTTTGGCTGGTGTGCGGAAATCCAGGGCTTTAACTGGGTGGCAGACAGCAATGTAGCGGTCCACACTCATCATGGTGAGGGTAAAGATGCTGGTGAACATGT
Proteins encoded in this region:
- the OPRD1 gene encoding delta-type opioid receptor — protein: MEPVLLADAEQAPHFLSNSSGANASEPEPELTGGGRSAASIALAVAITALYSAVCVVGLLGNVLVMYGIVRYTKMKTATNIYIFNLALADALATSTLPFQSAKYLMETWPFGELLCKVVLSIDYYNMFTSIFTLTMMSVDRYIAVCHPVKALDFRTPAKAKLINICIWLLSSGIGVPIMIMAVTQAKDGIVVCMLRFPKPSWYWDTVTKICVFIFAFVVPILVITVCYGLMILRLRTVRLLSGSKEKDRNLRRITRMVLVVVAAFIICWAPIHVFVIVWTLVDIDKRNPLVLASLHLCIALGYTNSSLNPVLYAFLDENFKRCFREFCRPFRRGPHREPSSFSRAREATVRERVSTCSPSDGVSRPA